A genomic stretch from Chitinophaga lutea includes:
- a CDS encoding TonB-dependent receptor: protein MIKSAKSILLAVVCCFTALIASAQQTIIKGIIQSKQGPLRYGTVRIKGTADAAYADKNGQYSISTSRQGAVTLEASLMGYGTQTQTATLAPGQDVTVDWQLEPASRELGEVIVSASRKPEVLDNVPSSVTVLSRKTIEDNMAVTTDITQILANEVPGLAPSAQTNSNVGQSLRGRSVLIMIDGIPQSTPLRNGEVDLRSIDPAVLQRIDVLKGATAIYGNGATGGLINYITFTPQDDAVIAGKTTLNLTGSLAGLKNSAGGRVGQLLHGKYKKFDYAVSGVYERTGEWKDAKGKLLGPNYSLGETDSYNAFVKLGFAPNRRQRIQLMYNYYNSQQNSNYTLVNGDYLTGKPATGVLGKQAGKPTGINGNQNLQLSYSADSLIGGTSLQADVYYESRDDVFYVSFGRFEGGDGQSHTLAKKKGFRFMFSSPLGKTGSLSYGADLVNDVTSQPLVDGRVWVPEMKMFNMAPFAETQWTVLDHLILKGGVRVERVNIGVEDYTTLRITNAAGQTVTPSFAVKGGDLNYTATLFNAGIRYNRLLAFTPYFSFSQGFSVADIGLALRDAKVDNISKINTEAVLVNNYELGFVSRIQKLRFELTGFMSTSKLGAEMVYDAATDLFNVARMPERIYGVEAAVQYSPLTNLDLGASFSYVEGKADTGRNGNYRMYLNGRRIAAPKLGGSIHFRPVNTLELQLQYTGIMNRNRFSKLPSGLYKGNEGEVKAYNLFNLNASYRVTRSTMLTLGIENLFNADYFPARSQWFMIPGFYSKGKGASFNIGVAVRY from the coding sequence ATGATAAAATCCGCCAAATCTATTCTGCTGGCTGTTGTATGCTGTTTTACAGCCCTCATCGCATCCGCCCAGCAAACCATTATCAAAGGAATCATTCAATCGAAACAAGGTCCGCTCCGGTACGGTACCGTTCGTATTAAAGGCACCGCCGATGCGGCTTACGCTGATAAAAACGGTCAATACAGCATTTCCACCAGCCGCCAGGGAGCGGTGACGCTCGAAGCCTCCCTGATGGGCTACGGCACCCAGACCCAAACGGCGACACTGGCTCCGGGGCAGGATGTTACGGTAGATTGGCAGCTGGAGCCCGCTTCCCGCGAACTGGGAGAAGTGATCGTGTCCGCCAGCCGGAAGCCGGAAGTGCTCGATAACGTGCCTTCGTCGGTAACGGTGCTCAGCCGCAAAACGATTGAAGACAACATGGCCGTTACCACCGATATCACCCAGATACTGGCCAATGAAGTGCCTGGCCTGGCGCCATCCGCGCAAACGAACAGCAACGTGGGGCAGTCGCTCCGCGGCCGCTCCGTGCTGATCATGATCGACGGCATTCCGCAATCCACCCCGCTGCGCAACGGCGAAGTGGACCTCCGTTCCATCGACCCGGCCGTGCTGCAACGCATCGATGTGCTCAAGGGCGCCACGGCGATTTACGGCAACGGCGCCACGGGTGGCCTCATCAACTATATCACGTTCACGCCGCAGGACGATGCCGTGATCGCAGGCAAAACCACCCTCAACCTCACCGGTTCGCTCGCCGGCCTGAAAAACAGTGCAGGCGGCAGGGTAGGGCAGCTGCTGCACGGGAAGTACAAAAAATTCGACTACGCCGTGAGTGGCGTGTACGAGCGCACCGGCGAATGGAAGGACGCAAAGGGCAAACTGCTCGGCCCGAATTACAGTCTCGGCGAAACCGACAGCTACAACGCTTTTGTGAAGCTGGGCTTCGCGCCCAACCGGCGCCAGCGCATCCAGCTGATGTACAACTATTACAACAGCCAGCAAAACTCCAACTATACTTTGGTGAACGGCGATTACCTGACCGGCAAACCCGCTACGGGCGTGCTGGGCAAACAGGCCGGTAAACCCACGGGCATCAACGGCAACCAGAACCTGCAACTGTCGTATTCGGCGGACAGCCTTATCGGCGGTACCTCGCTGCAGGCGGACGTTTATTATGAGTCCCGCGACGACGTGTTTTACGTATCGTTCGGCCGCTTTGAAGGCGGCGACGGGCAATCGCACACACTGGCGAAGAAAAAAGGATTCCGTTTCATGTTCAGTTCTCCGCTGGGGAAAACGGGGTCGTTGTCGTACGGCGCCGACCTGGTGAATGATGTAACCTCCCAGCCGCTGGTAGACGGCCGGGTATGGGTGCCGGAAATGAAAATGTTCAACATGGCGCCTTTCGCGGAAACGCAGTGGACGGTGCTTGATCACCTTATCCTGAAAGGCGGCGTGCGCGTGGAGCGGGTGAATATCGGGGTGGAGGATTATACCACATTGCGTATCACCAACGCGGCAGGGCAAACGGTTACGCCGAGTTTTGCGGTGAAGGGGGGCGATCTCAATTATACCGCCACCCTGTTTAACGCCGGTATCCGGTACAACCGCCTGCTTGCCTTTACACCGTACTTCAGTTTCTCGCAGGGTTTCTCCGTGGCCGACATCGGCCTGGCGCTCCGCGACGCGAAGGTGGACAATATCAGCAAAATCAACACCGAAGCGGTGCTGGTCAATAATTACGAGCTCGGTTTTGTGAGCAGGATACAAAAGCTGCGTTTTGAGCTGACCGGTTTTATGAGCACTTCCAAACTCGGCGCCGAAATGGTGTACGATGCCGCTACCGACCTGTTTAACGTAGCCCGTATGCCCGAGCGCATTTATGGCGTGGAAGCAGCCGTGCAATACAGCCCGCTGACCAATCTTGACCTGGGTGCGTCTTTCAGTTATGTGGAAGGCAAGGCGGATACCGGCCGCAACGGCAATTACAGGATGTATCTCAACGGCCGCCGTATTGCCGCGCCCAAACTCGGGGGCAGTATTCATTTCCGTCCGGTGAACACGCTGGAGTTGCAATTGCAGTATACCGGCATCATGAACCGGAACCGTTTCAGCAAACTGCCGAGCGGGCTCTACAAAGGGAACGAGGGAGAAGTGAAAGCCTACAACCTCTTCAACCTGAACGCCAGCTACCGCGTGACCCGCAGCACCATGCTTACGCTCGGGATTGAGAACCTCTTCAACGCCGACTATTTCCCTGCGAGGTCGCAGTGGTTTATGATACCCGGCTTTTATTCCAAAGGCAAGGGTGCATCATTTAATATTGGGGTAGCCGTGCGCTACTGA
- a CDS encoding AlwI family type II restriction endonuclease, giving the protein MPKVWNIGNTTVRNPNRIESALRVFEEEGFSGHVKGSEAEARLHLMLREKQVLEFDGEPSDWNGRKWRAAFYQLGFISFERYAIGALRYEPDAFFRQIRTPGVTLPFQLTPAGEKLVADISVPEIEDIYTRQLVCYELPNALEGRFPPGAKMKPFILFLQVLKRLQDNGKAGLSKYETGLFLQPFRNHTATLPDEIYGEILHFRKEAAACRNSQDREALETRYEAQLQQRVGIKPQSVLSDYSDTTFRYFSLSGLLMRIGSTIVIRTNKRNFVDTLLQTEPHFQFQADPLQYFRHFYNNTYPIPTDDTAVALHEISELRRGVRNPDSPVLQQAAVLTATTPAEQIQATRYALIEYHNREREADYALEQQSETSIHEIIAYLRKLNGERFPGAPEIDDKPAYFEWAVWRSFLAINDIRCAVHETRRFPVDHDFKPRNTAPGGGADVIFEFEEYVLMIEVTLTANSRQMATESEPVRRHAVQCQQQYGEKPVYGLFIAPQVDNNVVETFRSGTWYSGDVEYVSNVVPMNLPDFTGVIARLLTGRFTNAQFKRLLDSCLTGRTERAPVWQQHIRAEIAQWTSAPPNA; this is encoded by the coding sequence ATGCCCAAAGTCTGGAACATCGGCAATACGACAGTCAGGAATCCTAATCGGATTGAAAGTGCGTTGCGGGTATTTGAGGAAGAAGGGTTTTCAGGCCATGTAAAAGGCTCCGAAGCGGAAGCCCGCCTGCATCTGATGCTGCGGGAAAAACAGGTGCTCGAGTTCGATGGCGAGCCTTCGGACTGGAACGGCCGTAAATGGCGCGCCGCCTTTTACCAGTTAGGTTTTATCAGTTTTGAAAGATATGCTATCGGTGCGCTGCGGTATGAGCCGGATGCGTTCTTCCGGCAGATCCGGACGCCGGGTGTTACCCTGCCCTTCCAGCTTACGCCGGCGGGTGAAAAACTCGTGGCGGACATTTCCGTTCCTGAAATCGAAGATATTTATACACGGCAGCTGGTTTGTTACGAGCTGCCGAATGCACTGGAAGGAAGGTTTCCTCCCGGTGCGAAAATGAAACCCTTCATTTTGTTCCTGCAGGTGCTGAAGCGATTGCAGGACAACGGCAAGGCTGGACTGAGCAAATACGAGACAGGCCTGTTCCTGCAGCCATTCCGTAACCATACCGCTACTTTGCCCGACGAGATTTATGGGGAAATTCTGCATTTTCGTAAGGAGGCAGCCGCCTGCCGCAATTCGCAGGACAGAGAGGCGCTGGAAACGCGTTACGAAGCACAGCTGCAGCAACGGGTAGGCATCAAACCGCAGTCGGTGCTCAGCGACTACTCGGATACCACTTTCCGGTACTTCAGTTTGTCGGGCCTGCTGATGCGCATCGGCAGCACTATCGTGATCAGAACCAACAAGCGCAATTTTGTGGACACGCTGTTGCAAACCGAGCCGCACTTCCAGTTCCAGGCCGATCCCCTGCAATACTTCCGGCATTTTTACAACAACACCTATCCCATTCCCACGGACGACACGGCGGTTGCGCTGCATGAAATCAGCGAGCTGCGGCGGGGCGTGCGTAACCCGGACAGTCCGGTGCTGCAACAGGCCGCCGTATTAACGGCAACAACGCCCGCGGAGCAAATCCAGGCTACGCGGTATGCGTTGATAGAATATCACAACCGCGAAAGGGAGGCCGATTATGCACTCGAACAGCAAAGCGAAACATCCATCCACGAGATCATTGCCTATTTAAGAAAGCTCAATGGAGAGCGGTTCCCGGGCGCACCGGAAATCGACGATAAACCCGCTTATTTCGAATGGGCTGTGTGGCGGAGTTTTCTGGCCATCAACGACATCAGATGCGCGGTGCATGAAACCCGGCGCTTTCCTGTCGATCATGATTTCAAGCCCCGCAACACCGCTCCGGGCGGTGGCGCTGATGTGATATTTGAATTCGAAGAATATGTATTGATGATCGAAGTGACCCTGACAGCCAACAGCCGCCAGATGGCGACGGAAAGCGAGCCTGTCAGACGGCATGCCGTACAGTGCCAGCAGCAATACGGTGAAAAACCCGTGTACGGCCTCTTCATCGCACCGCAGGTCGACAATAATGTGGTCGAAACTTTCCGGTCCGGTACCTGGTATAGCGGAGACGTGGAATATGTGTCCAACGTGGTGCCCATGAACCTGCCGGATTTCACCGGCGTGATCGCGCGGCTCCTCACCGGCCGGTTTACCAATGCACAGTTTAAACGCCTGCTGGATAGCTGCTTGACCGGCAGAACGGAACGGGCGCCGGTGTGGCAACAGCACATCCGCGCTGAAATCGCACAATGGACGAGTGCTCCGCCAAACGCCTGA
- a CDS encoding isocitrate lyase/PEP mutase family protein, with translation MATPHSEKALTFKALHERSGIFVIPNPWDAGSAKLLASLGFEALATTSAGLAFSLGKPDGAGRVTREETLKNVHDIVAATPLPVAADLENGYGDAPETCADTIVQAAQAGLAGGSIEDATGRPGDPIYPFELAVERVRAAAHAAHSLDTPFTFTARAENLIYGRPDLKDTIRRLVAYAEAGADVLFAPGLKTREEIESVVKAVAPKPVNVVMGLGKLAFTLGELAEMGVKRVSLGSSLARAAYGGFFQAAEEIRNNGRFTLATDAMAYARFNELMK, from the coding sequence ATGGCAACTCCTCATTCCGAAAAAGCCCTCACATTTAAAGCGCTCCACGAACGTTCCGGTATTTTTGTAATTCCCAACCCCTGGGATGCGGGCTCCGCCAAACTGCTGGCCAGTCTTGGTTTTGAAGCGCTCGCCACCACCAGCGCCGGCCTCGCTTTCTCGCTCGGCAAACCGGATGGGGCAGGCCGCGTAACGCGCGAAGAAACACTGAAAAATGTACACGACATCGTTGCCGCCACGCCGCTCCCCGTAGCAGCGGACCTTGAAAACGGGTACGGCGATGCACCGGAAACCTGTGCCGACACAATCGTGCAGGCAGCCCAGGCGGGACTGGCAGGCGGCTCCATCGAAGACGCCACAGGGCGGCCCGGCGATCCCATCTATCCGTTCGAGCTCGCCGTTGAGCGCGTGCGTGCGGCCGCACATGCGGCGCACAGCCTCGATACGCCCTTCACCTTCACCGCGCGGGCGGAAAACCTCATTTACGGCCGGCCGGATCTGAAAGACACCATCCGGCGGCTGGTGGCCTACGCGGAAGCAGGCGCCGATGTATTGTTCGCGCCCGGCTTAAAAACACGGGAAGAAATCGAAAGCGTGGTGAAAGCGGTAGCGCCGAAACCCGTGAACGTAGTGATGGGATTAGGCAAGCTGGCATTCACGCTCGGCGAGCTGGCAGAAATGGGCGTAAAACGGGTAAGCCTTGGCTCTTCCCTTGCACGCGCGGCATATGGCGGGTTCTTCCAGGCCGCCGAAGAAATACGGAACAACGGCCGCTTCACTTTAGCGACCGATGCCATGGCGTATGCGCGGTTCAATGAGCTGATGAAATAA
- a CDS encoding VOC family protein has product MKSLLAILTFVCLAVNAGAQTASNKQKTDKMKLNAGVITAKLAESKEFYTTVLGFGVTFENEFYLLLHTPGHEAEISFLLPGHPSQQPLFRQPFQGQGMYLTIEVEDVDKLYEDFKKKGIPIKIDIRDEPWGDRHFAIQDPNGIGIDLVKYAPPQQ; this is encoded by the coding sequence ATGAAATCCTTACTCGCCATTCTAACCTTTGTATGCCTGGCAGTCAATGCCGGTGCGCAAACCGCATCCAACAAACAAAAAACGGATAAAATGAAACTGAACGCAGGTGTGATCACCGCTAAACTGGCCGAAAGCAAAGAATTCTACACCACGGTGCTGGGCTTCGGCGTCACTTTTGAAAACGAATTTTACCTCCTGCTGCATACGCCCGGCCACGAGGCGGAAATCAGCTTCCTGCTGCCCGGCCATCCTTCGCAGCAGCCTCTTTTCCGGCAACCCTTCCAGGGCCAGGGCATGTACCTGACCATTGAAGTGGAGGATGTGGACAAACTGTACGAAGATTTCAAAAAGAAGGGCATTCCTATTAAAATCGACATCCGCGATGAACCCTGGGGCGACCGTCACTTCGCCATCCAGGACCCGAACGGCATCGGGATCGACCTCGTGAAATACGCGCCGCCGCAACAATAA
- a CDS encoding Crp/Fnr family transcriptional regulator, translated as MSLTGLFPIDKWNFKSHSILNDLPAEEYDELSRHMTEQEYHKGETLFREGAVPQGIFFVRQGKVKKYKTGRDGKEQIIYVANSGEMIGYHAILAGERYPDTASTLEKSLIAFIPKEDFVSVLEKSTVLPRRLLKTLSHEFSVLANSISIIATRPVKERLAIALIVLREKFKAEAKPGEEIVVDISRHDLANMAGTGNENVVRILKEFKLSGILETKGRKIFIHDVKKLVEQSGCGL; from the coding sequence ATGAGTTTGACCGGCCTGTTTCCCATCGACAAATGGAATTTCAAATCACATTCCATCCTCAACGATCTGCCTGCGGAGGAGTACGACGAATTGAGCCGGCACATGACCGAGCAGGAATATCATAAAGGCGAAACACTTTTCCGCGAAGGGGCCGTGCCACAGGGAATATTCTTTGTCAGGCAGGGAAAGGTAAAGAAATACAAAACCGGGCGTGACGGGAAAGAACAGATCATCTATGTGGCCAATTCCGGCGAAATGATCGGCTATCACGCCATACTGGCCGGGGAGCGTTATCCGGACACCGCCTCCACCCTGGAGAAAAGCCTCATCGCGTTTATTCCCAAAGAAGACTTTGTAAGTGTTCTCGAAAAATCGACCGTTCTGCCCCGGCGGTTGCTGAAAACGCTGAGCCACGAATTTTCGGTGCTGGCCAACAGCATTTCCATTATAGCCACCCGTCCGGTAAAAGAAAGACTGGCCATTGCGCTGATTGTTTTGCGGGAAAAATTTAAAGCGGAGGCCAAACCCGGCGAAGAGATCGTAGTGGATATTTCCCGGCACGACCTGGCCAACATGGCAGGTACCGGCAATGAAAACGTAGTGCGGATATTGAAGGAATTCAAACTGTCGGGTATCCTGGAAACAAAAGGCAGGAAGATTTTCATTCACGACGTGAAAAAACTGGTGGAACAGTCCGGCTGCGGGCTCTAG
- a CDS encoding DNA adenine methylase, whose protein sequence is MELSVNKVDEQFSLFPGTRYMGSKNKIVSKIGSILLPYQRDSFFDAFAGSNVIAYYMKTAGKRVETNDFMAISYIVSKAIIENSTERLSPKEVAFIVDNKNDNTFIAEKFYDLYFEREENEFLDRARANIESLKNPYKKAIALAALVRACMKKRPRGIFTFVGHRYDDGRADIRKTLKEHFTESVTLFNDAVFDNGQACTARNEKTETTQTDCGMVYLDPPYFTPNSDNDYVRRYHFVEGLVRNWESLEIQEHTLTKKFKSFPSPFSNRQQAHKAFEDLIDNFKKSVIAISYSSNSLPTRDELQAMLKRHKKKVVVHEIDHLYSFGNQNHKIGNPSNRVKEYLFVGS, encoded by the coding sequence ATGGAATTATCTGTCAACAAGGTCGATGAACAATTCAGCTTATTTCCCGGTACCCGGTACATGGGGAGCAAGAACAAAATTGTATCCAAAATAGGGAGCATTCTGCTGCCCTATCAGCGCGATTCTTTTTTTGACGCCTTTGCCGGCAGCAATGTGATTGCCTATTACATGAAAACGGCCGGGAAAAGAGTGGAGACGAACGATTTTATGGCCATCAGCTACATCGTGTCCAAGGCCATTATCGAAAACTCCACCGAACGTCTCTCGCCGAAAGAGGTGGCGTTTATCGTCGATAACAAAAACGACAATACCTTCATCGCGGAAAAATTCTACGACTTATATTTTGAAAGGGAAGAGAATGAGTTTTTAGACCGGGCCCGGGCCAATATCGAAAGCCTGAAAAACCCGTATAAAAAAGCCATTGCCCTCGCCGCCCTCGTGCGGGCCTGCATGAAAAAGCGGCCCCGCGGCATTTTTACATTCGTCGGGCACCGGTATGACGATGGCCGGGCAGACATCCGCAAAACGCTCAAAGAGCATTTTACGGAAAGCGTAACCCTCTTCAACGACGCCGTATTCGACAACGGGCAGGCATGTACCGCCCGCAACGAAAAAACGGAAACCACCCAAACAGACTGCGGCATGGTGTACCTCGACCCCCCGTACTTCACGCCCAATTCCGACAACGACTACGTGCGGCGTTATCATTTCGTGGAAGGGCTGGTCAGAAACTGGGAATCGCTGGAGATACAGGAGCACACGCTTACCAAAAAGTTCAAAAGTTTCCCGTCTCCTTTCTCCAACAGGCAGCAAGCACACAAAGCGTTTGAAGACCTGATCGATAATTTCAAAAAATCGGTGATCGCCATTTCCTATTCTTCCAATTCGTTGCCTACCCGCGATGAGTTGCAGGCCATGCTAAAACGGCATAAGAAAAAAGTGGTGGTGCATGAAATAGATCACCTGTATTCATTCGGCAACCAGAACCATAAAATAGGAAACCCATCCAACCGCGTAAAGGAATATCTTTTCGTGGGGAGTTAA
- a CDS encoding class I SAM-dependent methyltransferase — protein MMEHIITNGGLHTSNVMFDNLYPETIRRLSKHHWTPVAIARQAAHFLADAPGRRVLDIGSGVGKFCLIGAYFYPEAHFYGVEQRKELYAHAESARTLTQQANVHFIHGNFTALDFEDYDNFYFYNAFFENLDEGNRIDHQIEFSESLFVYYSQYLYTVLDHKPAGTRLVTFHSLENEVPPRYEVRGASADRLLKMWEKV, from the coding sequence ATGATGGAGCATATTATCACGAACGGCGGTTTGCACACGAGCAATGTGATGTTTGACAACCTGTACCCAGAAACGATCAGGCGCCTGTCGAAGCATCACTGGACGCCGGTTGCCATTGCCCGGCAGGCAGCGCATTTCCTGGCCGACGCACCCGGCAGGCGGGTACTGGACATCGGCAGCGGTGTGGGCAAATTTTGTTTGATAGGCGCATATTTCTACCCGGAGGCCCATTTCTACGGGGTGGAACAGCGGAAGGAACTGTATGCGCATGCAGAGTCAGCCAGGACGCTGACGCAGCAGGCCAACGTACATTTTATTCACGGCAACTTTACGGCATTGGATTTCGAGGATTACGACAACTTTTATTTTTACAATGCCTTCTTCGAGAACCTCGATGAAGGGAATCGCATCGATCATCAGATCGAATTTTCCGAAAGCCTGTTCGTGTATTATTCGCAATACCTGTACACCGTGCTCGACCACAAGCCGGCAGGCACCCGGCTGGTGACCTTTCACAGCCTGGAAAACGAAGTGCCGCCCCGCTATGAGGTGCGGGGAGCGTCGGCCGACCGGTTACTGAAAATGTGGGAGAAAGTATAG
- a CDS encoding SulP family inorganic anion transporter, whose amino-acid sequence MFQPELFHTLKGYTRAQFFRDLLAGIIVGIVALPLAIAFAIASGVPPEKGLYTAIIGGFIISAFGGSRVQIGGPTGAFIVIVYGIVQESGVNGLIIATFIAGILLVAMGVAKLGSVIKYIPHPLIVGFTTGIAVIIFSSQVKDLLGLQMAAVPADFAGKWIAYYQHIGTISIPATAIALSTVAIIVIFPRFTRTVPGSLVAIILATLAVQLFDLEVATIGSRFGNISSSFPIPVFPQLSWASIKSAIQPAVAIALLGGIESLLSAVVADGMTGGQHKSNTELVAQGGANIASAIFGGIPATGAIARTATNVKSGGRTPVAGIVHAIVLLILVLAVGQWASLIPMSCLAGILVVVAYNMSELRTFIDISRGLRSDAAVLLTTFLLTVIFDLTIAIEVGMVLASFLFMRSMIRISDVSILLKENGENDDPAAVGSFSIPEGVEVFELNGPLFFGAAYKFRDSIRLIEKKPVILIVRMRKVPVIDSTGLQTIRDVLRACEHDKIRLVISGVQPGVYDAIKKSRLLFRIGKRFVVPNFGSAVALSRQLLQKNPIP is encoded by the coding sequence ATGTTTCAGCCGGAATTATTTCATACGTTGAAGGGATATACCCGGGCGCAGTTTTTCCGCGACCTGCTTGCAGGCATTATAGTGGGGATTGTGGCATTGCCGCTGGCCATCGCGTTTGCGATTGCTTCGGGCGTGCCGCCGGAGAAAGGGCTGTATACGGCCATCATCGGCGGTTTCATTATCTCCGCTTTTGGCGGCAGCAGGGTGCAGATCGGCGGCCCGACCGGAGCTTTCATCGTGATTGTATACGGCATCGTGCAGGAGAGCGGGGTCAACGGATTGATCATCGCCACCTTCATTGCGGGTATATTGCTGGTGGCGATGGGTGTTGCAAAACTGGGCAGCGTGATAAAATACATTCCGCATCCGCTGATAGTCGGTTTTACGACGGGCATCGCCGTCATTATATTCTCGTCCCAGGTAAAAGACCTGCTGGGATTGCAGATGGCAGCCGTGCCGGCTGATTTTGCGGGCAAGTGGATCGCCTATTACCAGCACATAGGCACTATCAGCATACCGGCCACCGCAATTGCCTTGTCGACCGTCGCCATCATCGTGATTTTTCCACGCTTCACCCGTACAGTGCCCGGTTCCCTGGTTGCGATCATCCTGGCGACCCTGGCCGTTCAGCTGTTCGACCTGGAGGTGGCAACCATCGGCAGCCGTTTTGGTAACATATCCTCTTCTTTCCCTATACCTGTGTTTCCCCAACTGAGTTGGGCATCCATCAAAAGTGCCATTCAGCCCGCGGTGGCCATTGCGCTGCTGGGCGGGATAGAATCCCTCCTGTCCGCCGTTGTGGCGGACGGGATGACGGGCGGGCAACATAAAAGCAATACCGAACTGGTGGCGCAGGGCGGGGCGAACATCGCGTCTGCGATATTCGGCGGCATACCCGCCACAGGCGCCATCGCCCGTACCGCGACCAATGTGAAAAGCGGCGGGCGTACGCCCGTTGCCGGCATTGTGCATGCCATCGTGCTGTTGATATTGGTGCTTGCAGTCGGCCAATGGGCCTCGCTGATACCGATGAGCTGCCTGGCTGGCATACTGGTAGTGGTGGCCTATAACATGAGCGAACTGCGTACATTCATCGACATCTCGCGGGGGCTTCGCAGTGACGCCGCTGTTTTACTGACGACATTTTTACTGACCGTTATTTTCGACCTCACCATCGCCATAGAAGTAGGCATGGTGCTGGCAAGTTTTCTGTTCATGCGGAGCATGATCCGGATCAGCGATGTCAGTATTCTGCTGAAGGAAAACGGTGAAAACGATGATCCCGCTGCTGTCGGCAGTTTCAGCATCCCGGAAGGGGTAGAGGTATTTGAACTGAATGGCCCGTTGTTTTTCGGGGCCGCTTATAAATTCAGGGATTCCATCCGCCTGATAGAGAAAAAGCCCGTGATATTGATTGTGCGGATGCGGAAAGTGCCCGTGATTGACAGCACGGGATTGCAGACGATCAGGGATGTGCTTCGGGCATGCGAGCACGATAAAATCCGGCTTGTAATATCGGGAGTGCAGCCCGGGGTGTACGATGCAATAAAAAAAAGCCGGCTGCTTTTCCGGATTGGGAAACGGTTTGTGGTCCCCAATTTTGGCAGTGCCGTGGCGCTTTCGCGGCAACTATTGCAGAAAAATCCGATACCATAA
- a CDS encoding glycine cleavage system protein H, whose amino-acid sequence MMRISTISRPRMQFTDSHAWIDLNGSVGFVGVSAHRLQGIEKILHVKWCCRKGTIEQGVLVAEVTTSNAVIPVYAPVACRFLGANHQVENNPDLMLQSPHDKGWLFFVSPLKAPGQVKLLSPGDYQKLVQEKSRG is encoded by the coding sequence ATGATGAGAATATCAACAATTTCCCGCCCGCGCATGCAGTTTACCGATAGCCATGCCTGGATAGATCTGAACGGTTCGGTGGGATTTGTAGGAGTGTCGGCTCACCGCCTGCAGGGTATAGAGAAAATTTTGCATGTGAAATGGTGCTGCCGCAAAGGAACGATTGAACAGGGAGTGTTAGTTGCCGAGGTTACAACCAGCAATGCCGTTATTCCCGTATATGCGCCGGTAGCCTGCCGGTTCCTGGGCGCCAACCACCAGGTGGAGAATAATCCCGACCTGATGTTGCAGAGCCCGCATGATAAGGGCTGGCTGTTTTTTGTGAGCCCGCTGAAAGCGCCGGGGCAGGTCAAACTACTTTCACCCGGCGACTACCAGAAGCTGGTACAGGAAAAAAGCAGAGGGTAA
- a CDS encoding DNA adenine methylase — translation MTSQFAGSPNDSQAVAAASGGDKPFGSTLSAIARKPFLKWAGGKTQLIAELSKYIPSRFNTYIEPFMGGGALFFHMAPEKAVIADLNEELVVTYRCVKERPDEVIKLLKTYRNEEDFYYRVRALKPAALSEVERAARLIYLNKTCFNGLYRVNKNGEFNVPYGKRTSDFLQESTLRNAGRFLKGTTILHSDYKQTVAAHAKKGDFVFLDPPYYPVGKNADFKRYTKEFFYHDDQVALKAEFDALVARGCHVLLTNSDHPVVLELYSEYRIEIVETKRLISSNPNTRTGKDIIVIGG, via the coding sequence ATGACGAGTCAATTTGCTGGTTCACCCAATGATAGTCAGGCAGTTGCGGCGGCATCGGGCGGGGATAAACCTTTTGGTTCAACCCTGTCGGCGATTGCCCGGAAACCGTTTTTGAAATGGGCCGGGGGAAAAACCCAGCTGATCGCCGAGTTGTCGAAATATATTCCCTCCCGGTTCAATACCTATATTGAGCCGTTTATGGGAGGCGGCGCCCTGTTTTTCCACATGGCGCCGGAAAAGGCGGTGATCGCGGATCTGAATGAAGAACTGGTGGTGACTTATCGCTGCGTCAAAGAACGGCCGGATGAGGTGATCAAACTGCTGAAAACGTACCGGAACGAAGAGGATTTTTATTACCGGGTGCGTGCCCTGAAGCCTGCGGCGTTAAGTGAAGTGGAACGGGCCGCACGGCTCATTTATCTGAATAAGACCTGTTTTAACGGCTTGTACCGGGTCAACAAAAACGGTGAGTTTAACGTACCGTACGGCAAACGTACATCCGATTTTCTGCAGGAAAGCACCCTGCGGAACGCTGGGCGGTTTTTGAAAGGCACTACCATTCTGCACTCGGATTATAAACAGACTGTGGCGGCGCATGCCAAAAAAGGCGACTTCGTTTTTCTCGATCCGCCTTATTACCCCGTGGGGAAAAATGCCGACTTTAAACGGTATACGAAAGAATTTTTTTACCACGACGACCAGGTGGCCCTGAAAGCGGAGTTTGACGCGCTGGTGGCCAGGGGCTGCCATGTGTTGCTGACCAATTCGGACCATCCCGTGGTGCTGGAGCTGTACAGCGAATACCGGATCGAGATCGTGGAAACCAAACGCCTGATCAGCAGTAATCCGAATACCCGCACCGGAAAAGACATCATAGTAATTGGAGGTTAA